Genomic segment of Cervus elaphus chromosome 15, mCerEla1.1, whole genome shotgun sequence:
AGGTCAGAGTTGTGTTTTCAGTGTTCCAATGAGGCTCTGCATTTCTCTCCAGGAAGTCTTCAGTGTTAACATGGGAGTCACGTTTCCCTCAACCGTAGGCTGAGCCAAACACAGACCAGAAAAGATGCTGAGACAGATGTCATCTGTGTGAGGCAGGGTTTCTGTCCTTCAGACCTGATGTGGGGTCTGGACCTACACTAAGTCACTCTCGTGTGCCCAAGGATGAAACGCCTTGCAGACGGCTGCAAAACGGGGTTTAGACTCTATTCAAACGGTGCTTCTGTAAACTTGAAATAGTATGGTCAAGAATCAAGGCTGGGGTGCAAACTCAAGGAGGTGGGATTGACAATGCACGCATTTCCCATGGCTTATATAATTTCTCGAGGGTTCAGATGGTTAGATGGCTCTGAAAATTTCTGTGCATTGGCCCTTTGCCATTTTCAGAGATTTCAGGCTCTTCCTGTCCTTTTCTCTAGGGAGGCTCTGTTTGGTCAAGGGTGAAACCTGTACAGAAGGTCCTGGTGTGTGTTCTTCGTGGACATGtcccctgcctcctgctggaTCCCTTAGAGCCTCCAGCCTGTCTCCTGTGAGCAGGGCATGCTTGTGGCTAAGTAAGGATAAAGGAAGGGATTAGGAGTTAAGAGCAGAGGGGGCTTTGAAGGCCAGAGAGAGATGCAGAAGGACCTCCTTAAGACTAGGAAGGTGCTCCACAAGAAGATGGACATGACTTGTACCTCTGAACCTGCCCTTGGACGCAAGCTTGGCTGCTGGAGCCGTgcagccccacccccaaccccatccacCAGGGGAGAGGCGGTTGGAAACCAAGGAGAGGCATCTACACACTCATGTCAGAAGGAAAGCTTTGCTTCTGAGGACAGAACAatgaaaggttttattttctgCAGAAGCATTCATCCATCTCTGCGAGGCACTCGTCAATTCCTTCCTGAGCTTTGCTTCTCCTGGGCAGCACTGTGTAACCTCAGTTGGTGTATTATGTTGCTTTTCCCTGGCATCTACCTAGAGAAAAGAATTCCTGGCTAAACAGCTCATCATGAAGCCCCTTGATGATTCAAGGTGTGGGGATGGCAGGCAGGTGACAAATGGAATGCTAGTGACCAACTAGGACATGGCTGTCTGGAGCAGAGCCCCACGGAGACTCTCCAGGCATCCGTGTACAGCCCAGAGTCCTATCACCTCCAGGGTGACAATGGGGTTGTCACAGACCTGAGGGAGACTGACTGATGGTCCTGGGCGATGTTGCTCTAATGACCTCTGGCTGTCACAGGAGGGGCCGTGGCTTTCAAACAGGTGGACAGAAAGCCTTTGGCCACATGGATGTGGGTAATGGCCATGCATTGGGGTGTTCCCAAAACGACATGGGTTAGAAAGATCATGATGACACTAACAGTGACTCCTCAGAGGAATCATGAAAAACATCAGCCCAGAGTCTATGTCTCAAAGTTGCTTCAGCTTTGATTCCAGCTGGACACATCTGGGCTTTAGATCtaaccttctttctctctctcacagacGCCCGGCCCCAGACCACACACTGGCCAGGTGAGGACCCAGCCTCCCATCTCAGAAtgtcccttctctccctgcccttccccccaTAATATAAACCAGTCCGTGTGTCCCTTCTGGACATATGGCTTACTCTACCACCGGCAATATTCATGCTCAATAGGGGCTGCTTTTTAAGGACTCACAAGGCCTTGCAGAGCTTAcacttgctctgtgtgtgtgtgtgtgtgtgtgtatgtgtatgtgtgtgtatgcccagttGCTTCAGAAGAATCTGACTtagtgtgatcccatggactgtctctgcactggcatgtggattctttcccactgtacctaccacctgggaagccaaaaagaacatggaagtgaaagtcgctcagtcgtgtctgactctttgcaaccccttggactagacagtcatggaattctccaggccagaatactggagtgggcagcctttgccttctccaggggatcttcccaacccagggatcgaacccatgtgatccgcattgcaggcagattctttatcagctgagccaacagggaagccccccaaaatattaatgtatataactgaatcactctgctatacacctgaaatattgttaatcaaccccattccaatatcaaataaaacttttaaaaatgaaaaggtttttaaaagttaaaaaaaagaaagaaaaagagagaagccacCTGGGGCAGAGCTGCAGGAGTAAGAAGGACCAGGAGGCTGGGTTACCATGgagataaataaaactttaataatgATGGGAAGCAGTTTTGCACATGTACTCTTTCCAGGCATTCTCTTTTTCCAGGCTGGTGGCCTGTGATGCATAACTGGGGTAGATCCCCCGAGACAGAAAATCCTGATTCATTAGCAAGAGGTCTCCAGGGAATTCTGCCACGTGCAAAAGACTTCTGTTTGTTAAGCCAGTGATGGACCTTTCCACTTTCTTTGTGGGGAGGAATGGTTTTAGATCATTTGGATGGTATGTCATGCATTTTTTGGATTCTTCTGACTTGAAAATGAcgttcatttttatttcctgtcttttGGAGGTTTTGCTCTCCGCCTCGCCTCTCCCCTCTTGATGGGCATCGTTGGCATCATCAGCATTGCCATCATCCTGGCCTTCCCCAACCCTGGGCTTTGCCGTGGGGCCCAGGCCCCCTGAAGGCAGAAGCGAAGGGCCCCTAAACCTTTCAATGTAGGGTAGGAGCTGCTTGCTCCGCAGGGCTCTTGCCAGCTGCATACGCTCTATGTGCTTGCTGATGTTCAGCCTTTCCCGCCGGGGCATCCTGAACTCCTCCGGGGACACGATCACTTTGGCTGTCCACATTTTCCCCAGGGGCCCACAGGTGGCACAATGACGGGAGTGCTGCATTTTATAGTCCACCGCCCGTTTGTAGTCTGAAGACAGTGTCTGTAGTTCATTGAGCATTTTCTGTTCTTCCTCTTGCTTGTAAGTCAGAAACCTCCTGGCTGCCACGGTGTGAACGCCACCT
This window contains:
- the C15H10orf120 gene encoding uncharacterized protein C10orf120 homolog, which gives rise to MIREWENGCPKIGKQRARDSRAQEKMTTEGKLNKNGTPMQAFNISDSFLNKESLYSQGDLCPAAPLGIWTKFYKSDPRIALGKYSPLEKEILRLGGVHTVAARRFLTYKQEEEQKMLNELQTLSSDYKRAVDYKMQHSRHCATCGPLGKMWTAKVIVSPEEFRMPRRERLNISKHIERMQLARALRSKQLLPYIERFRGPSLLPSGGLGPTAKPRVGEGQDDGNADDANDAHQEGRGEAESKTSKRQEIKMNVIFKSEESKKCMTYHPNDLKPFLPTKKVERSITGLTNRSLLHVAEFPGDLLLMNQDFLSRGIYPSYASQATSLEKENAWKEYMCKTASHHY